From a single Granulicella aggregans genomic region:
- a CDS encoding glycoside hydrolase family 53 protein, whose translation MRLCSLLLLFGLSIVPMTAQPGGAPTAEANGHAATRAPYFINGADVSFLRDLESKGVVFKDGGQAKPGLEILRSHGYNWIRLRIMNEPSPLPNTLAYTLAEAKAAKALGFRLLLDFHYSDDWADPEHERTPKAWAKLSHDELVKAVFNFSRDTVTAFRLQGTMPDMVQVGNEVTAGMLWPDGRLPDRWEQFAELLTAGVRGVEAGKGDLPRPAIMIHIDRGGDIERTQWFYDHLIVNHVPFDVIGQSYYPWWQGSLDDLRKNLAFMATRYKKPIILAETAYDWEYGEDFAGKKREFPETPEGQREYLAAVVDVVKQTPNGLGRGVFWWEPMAEGAIAKRGIFDDEHNALPVIQVFDRP comes from the coding sequence ATGCGTCTGTGTTCTTTGCTACTGCTGTTTGGATTGTCGATTGTGCCGATGACTGCGCAGCCTGGGGGTGCTCCGACGGCTGAGGCGAACGGTCACGCCGCAACGCGTGCGCCGTACTTCATCAACGGGGCCGATGTTTCTTTCTTGCGCGATCTTGAGTCGAAGGGCGTTGTCTTCAAGGATGGAGGACAAGCGAAGCCGGGACTCGAGATTCTGCGTAGCCATGGATACAACTGGATTCGGCTGCGCATCATGAACGAGCCGTCGCCGCTGCCGAATACGCTTGCTTACACGCTGGCGGAGGCGAAGGCTGCGAAGGCGCTTGGCTTCCGGCTGCTGCTGGACTTTCACTACTCCGATGACTGGGCGGACCCGGAGCATGAGAGGACGCCGAAGGCGTGGGCGAAGCTATCGCATGACGAGCTGGTGAAGGCGGTCTTCAACTTCAGTCGCGATACGGTGACCGCGTTCCGGCTGCAGGGCACGATGCCGGACATGGTGCAGGTGGGCAACGAGGTGACGGCGGGGATGCTGTGGCCGGATGGGAGGCTTCCGGATCGATGGGAGCAGTTTGCGGAGCTGTTGACGGCGGGCGTTCGCGGAGTGGAGGCAGGCAAGGGGGATCTGCCGCGGCCTGCGATCATGATCCACATCGACAGAGGCGGAGACATTGAAAGGACGCAGTGGTTCTATGACCACCTGATCGTGAACCATGTGCCGTTCGACGTGATTGGGCAGTCGTACTATCCGTGGTGGCAGGGGAGTCTTGATGATCTTCGGAAGAACCTTGCGTTCATGGCTACGCGTTATAAGAAGCCGATCATTCTTGCCGAGACCGCGTACGACTGGGAGTATGGCGAAGACTTTGCGGGCAAGAAGCGAGAGTTTCCGGAGACTCCGGAGGGTCAGCGCGAGTACCTGGCTGCTGTGGTGGATGTGGTGAAGCAGACGCCTAATGGATTAGGTCGAGGGGTGTTCTGGTGGGAGCCGATGGCGGAGGGGGCGATCGCAAAGCGAGGCATCTTTGATGATGAGCACAATGCGTTGCCGGTGATTCAGGTGTTTGATCGGCCGTAG
- a CDS encoding response regulator, producing the protein MTHAVQAPPIRLMFVDDHPIVRIGLAALIGTLPGMETVAQAGSGREAIALHREHAPDVTLMDLRLPDISGVETIRTIRAASPESRFIVVTTYEGDEDIHQALQAGASGYIIKGLPHNLLAEAIKRVHAGGRYLPSVVKRTLASRTPNSDLSAREREILARIAQGKSNREIAAELQLAEITVKVRVSAILERLGVNDRTEAVVAALQRGLLHL; encoded by the coding sequence ATGACTCATGCAGTGCAGGCGCCGCCTATTCGATTGATGTTTGTGGACGATCATCCCATCGTGCGGATTGGGCTTGCGGCGCTTATTGGGACTCTGCCGGGGATGGAGACGGTCGCGCAGGCGGGCAGCGGGCGCGAGGCCATCGCGTTGCATCGCGAACACGCGCCGGATGTAACGCTGATGGACCTGCGGCTTCCCGACATCAGCGGCGTCGAGACGATTCGGACGATCCGCGCGGCTTCGCCGGAGTCGCGGTTCATCGTGGTGACGACGTATGAAGGGGACGAGGACATTCACCAGGCGCTGCAGGCGGGGGCGAGTGGATACATCATCAAGGGGCTGCCGCATAATCTGCTGGCGGAGGCAATCAAGCGCGTCCATGCAGGTGGGCGCTACCTGCCGTCCGTGGTGAAGCGTACGCTGGCGAGCCGGACGCCGAACTCGGACTTGAGTGCGCGGGAGCGGGAGATATTGGCGAGGATTGCACAGGGGAAGAGCAATCGCGAGATTGCGGCGGAGCTTCAGCTTGCCGAGATCACGGTGAAGGTCAGGGTCTCGGCGATTCTGGAGCGGCTTGGGGTGAATGATCGGACTGAGGCGGTTGTGGCTGCGCTACAGCGTGGGCTGCTGCATTTGTAG
- the lipB gene encoding lipoyl(octanoyl) transferase LipB, translated as MFLHLVSLGRISYTDGLRAQERVVAARKAGAIGDALLLMEHPPVLTLGRNSGRGNVLASDEELARRGVELYETNRGGDVTYHGPGQLVGYPIFDLRGDLPGKKGPHLGPVDFVRLIEEVLIRACGEFGVMAQRVPKRTGVWTVGGGSVLEKKIAAIGVHVSQGVTSHGFALNVTTDLRDFQWIVPCGISDREVTSLELEADRVPSMDEAENAVAKSFGRVFGRQMVAVGSVDELVGAS; from the coding sequence TTGTTTCTTCATCTGGTTTCACTGGGGCGAATTTCGTACACGGATGGTCTGCGTGCGCAGGAACGCGTAGTGGCTGCGCGGAAGGCGGGGGCGATTGGGGATGCGCTGCTGCTGATGGAGCATCCGCCGGTGCTGACGCTGGGGCGCAACTCGGGGCGGGGGAATGTGCTGGCTTCGGATGAGGAGCTGGCGCGGCGCGGAGTGGAGCTCTATGAGACCAATCGCGGCGGGGATGTGACGTATCACGGGCCGGGGCAGTTGGTGGGGTATCCCATCTTCGATCTCAGGGGGGATTTGCCGGGGAAGAAAGGGCCGCATCTGGGGCCTGTCGATTTTGTTCGGTTAATTGAGGAGGTGCTGATCCGGGCTTGTGGGGAGTTCGGCGTGATGGCGCAGCGGGTGCCGAAGCGAACGGGAGTCTGGACGGTTGGGGGCGGTTCCGTTCTGGAGAAGAAGATCGCGGCGATTGGGGTGCATGTGTCGCAAGGAGTGACGTCACATGGGTTCGCTCTGAATGTGACGACGGACCTGCGGGACTTTCAGTGGATTGTGCCGTGCGGGATCTCCGACCGCGAGGTGACGAGCCTGGAGTTGGAGGCGGACCGGGTGCCTTCGATGGACGAGGCGGAGAACGCGGTGGCGAAGAGCTTCGGGCGGGTGTTTGGGCGGCAGATGGTGGCGGTGGGGTCGGTTGATGAGTTGGTGGGCGCTTCCTGA
- a CDS encoding cupin domain-containing protein, translated as MPTSMPAAFALCLILSATPFVANAQAASSPAPPASTHRVTQFENDAVKVWRTTIQPGTPLPLHHHDHPRVLVALAPGTLKIVEQSGDTRTINLKVGEAYWLPAMPAGALHQDVNASGKPIEVMVVELEKEK; from the coding sequence TTGCCCACTTCAATGCCTGCCGCCTTCGCTCTTTGCTTGATACTCTCCGCCACACCTTTCGTCGCCAATGCTCAGGCAGCCTCTTCACCGGCACCACCGGCAAGCACCCATCGCGTCACCCAATTCGAGAACGACGCCGTCAAAGTCTGGCGAACCACCATCCAGCCCGGCACGCCGCTTCCGCTACACCACCACGACCATCCCCGCGTCCTCGTAGCCCTCGCCCCGGGCACACTCAAGATCGTCGAACAGTCCGGGGATACCCGGACCATCAATCTCAAGGTCGGCGAAGCCTACTGGCTACCCGCCATGCCCGCTGGCGCCCTCCATCAGGACGTCAACGCCTCCGGCAAGCCCATCGAAGTCATGGTCGTCGAACTGGAGAAAGAGAAGTAG
- a CDS encoding putative bifunctional diguanylate cyclase/phosphodiesterase: MEVSEVDSNEQAAGSRERMSRGAKGLLFAAVAIQLFHLGLHLMVHLPMVRSYAVQAIAAAMTAAVCYYKSRQESQYRRLWVQLTMAFVIWTVAQVFWAIAASKPGVTDLSFSDMLWLVYAFPMLRVTMYVPNATRRDLAGWFDAAQAYIFFSILIALFFPAPGIISQAISDDVQGLAMLLALVLRYCTTAPGRDRVFFRNLTIYMAVYVAFCILYYAAISHGFAFGSIAELCWTIPFTLFSVLALCTDLSNRGDETEWSYRSTKAQTSYLQGISALGLAIMSMMAAAVLAYHKPVLGGVALAVTFLMFSARMIAREWQLDSLHSRVNHSALHDPLTSVANRTLLQAEITRRLARPAAKAESTAVLFLGLDRFRTLNDCLGHAFGDLLLQRVAVILCESVRKQDLVARYGGDEFVILLDAANACEAAEFGEHILAVLRVPQYLEGRLLHVTASIGLVSGRHDASAGAMLQDAHFAMHHAKKSGRDRVEAFEAEMVRVPRYKLGLETDLRAALEAHEIEVFYQPIFAVDGGEVRGFEALARWTHEKRGSVSPADFIPVAEDTGMILELGAQVMRKACQQCHDWNTRFGTAYTMNVNVSACQFASSNVMELVVSVLQETGLDPRSLKLEVTESVLLTGHSSLQETLARAQKLGIQICLDDFGTGYSSLSYLLSYPFDVVKIDQSFVRHLDKDARKANVVRMLVDLAMNLNKQLVAEGVERPEEIACLRKFGCELMQGFLPSKPLAADVATAFLEAHLDRERKPSLVVEEA; encoded by the coding sequence ATGGAAGTCTCGGAAGTTGACTCGAACGAACAGGCGGCAGGTTCGCGCGAGAGAATGAGCCGAGGGGCGAAGGGCTTGCTGTTCGCGGCTGTTGCGATCCAGCTCTTTCACCTGGGGTTGCATTTGATGGTGCATCTCCCCATGGTGAGGTCTTATGCAGTTCAAGCGATCGCCGCAGCCATGACCGCGGCTGTCTGTTACTACAAGTCGCGGCAGGAGAGTCAGTACCGACGCCTCTGGGTGCAACTGACCATGGCGTTTGTGATCTGGACTGTCGCCCAGGTCTTCTGGGCGATTGCTGCTTCGAAGCCGGGCGTGACGGATTTGAGCTTCAGCGACATGCTTTGGCTCGTCTACGCCTTTCCGATGCTGCGGGTGACGATGTATGTGCCAAACGCCACCCGACGTGACCTCGCGGGATGGTTCGACGCGGCGCAGGCATATATCTTCTTCAGTATTCTGATCGCGCTGTTCTTCCCCGCGCCGGGTATCATCTCGCAGGCGATCTCTGACGATGTGCAGGGTCTGGCGATGCTGCTGGCGCTGGTTCTGCGATATTGCACGACGGCACCCGGCCGGGATCGTGTCTTCTTCCGCAATCTCACGATCTATATGGCTGTGTATGTGGCGTTCTGCATTCTTTACTACGCCGCGATCAGCCATGGCTTTGCGTTTGGATCGATCGCGGAGCTCTGCTGGACGATACCTTTCACTTTGTTCTCGGTGCTGGCGCTCTGCACGGACCTCTCCAATCGGGGAGATGAGACGGAGTGGAGCTATCGTTCGACGAAAGCGCAGACCAGCTATCTTCAGGGCATCAGCGCCCTGGGGCTGGCGATCATGTCGATGATGGCTGCGGCGGTGCTGGCGTATCACAAGCCTGTGCTGGGCGGTGTGGCTCTGGCGGTGACGTTCCTGATGTTCTCGGCGAGGATGATCGCGCGGGAGTGGCAACTGGACTCGCTGCATTCGCGGGTAAATCATTCGGCGCTGCATGATCCGCTGACTTCGGTGGCGAATCGCACACTGTTGCAGGCGGAGATCACGCGGCGGCTGGCGCGGCCTGCGGCGAAGGCGGAGTCTACCGCAGTGCTGTTCCTAGGACTTGACCGGTTTAGGACGCTCAATGACTGCCTGGGACATGCCTTCGGCGATCTGCTGCTGCAGCGGGTGGCGGTGATCCTCTGCGAGAGCGTTCGCAAGCAGGACCTGGTGGCCCGGTATGGCGGCGATGAGTTTGTGATTTTGCTAGATGCGGCCAACGCGTGCGAGGCAGCGGAGTTCGGGGAGCACATCCTGGCGGTACTGCGCGTGCCGCAGTACCTGGAAGGGCGCCTGCTGCATGTGACGGCGAGTATTGGGCTGGTCTCTGGCAGGCACGATGCCAGTGCGGGAGCGATGCTGCAGGATGCGCACTTTGCGATGCATCATGCGAAGAAGTCAGGAAGAGACAGGGTAGAGGCGTTTGAGGCGGAGATGGTGCGGGTCCCGCGCTACAAGCTGGGACTTGAGACGGACCTTCGCGCGGCCCTGGAGGCGCACGAGATCGAGGTGTTCTACCAGCCGATCTTCGCGGTGGATGGCGGTGAAGTGCGGGGCTTCGAGGCGCTGGCGCGGTGGACGCATGAGAAGCGCGGGAGCGTCTCTCCGGCCGACTTCATTCCGGTTGCGGAAGACACAGGCATGATTCTTGAGCTAGGTGCCCAGGTGATGCGGAAGGCTTGCCAACAGTGCCACGATTGGAACACGCGGTTTGGCACGGCGTACACCATGAATGTGAACGTGTCGGCGTGCCAGTTTGCGAGTTCGAACGTCATGGAACTGGTCGTGAGCGTGCTGCAGGAGACGGGCCTCGACCCGCGGTCTCTGAAGCTGGAGGTGACGGAGTCGGTGCTGCTGACGGGACATTCTTCCTTGCAGGAGACTCTGGCCAGGGCGCAGAAGCTGGGCATCCAGATATGCCTGGACGACTTTGGTACGGGATATTCCTCGCTGAGCTATCTGTTGAGTTATCCGTTCGACGTGGTGAAGATCGACCAGAGCTTTGTGCGGCACCTGGACAAGGACGCGCGAAAGGCAAATGTTGTGAGGATGCTGGTCGACCTGGCGATGAACCTGAACAAGCAACTGGTGGCGGAGGGTGTCGAGCGCCCTGAGGAGATCGCCTGTCTGCGTAAGTTTGGGTGCGAGCTTATGCAGGGGTTCCTGCCGTCGAAGCCCCTGGCGGCGGATGTGGCGACGGCGTTCCTGGAAGCACATCTTGATCGCGAACGGAAGCCTTCGCTGGTGGTGGAAGAAGCGTAA
- the lpdA gene encoding dihydrolipoyl dehydrogenase, translating to MAETIFDVVVVGGGPAGYTCAIRASQFGLKTALIDANERLGGTCLLWGCIPTKAMLFSAELWDHLKHAEKYGIDGVSDPKLNWKNLIARKDDVISRHTKGLDFLMKKNKITAIKGYGRLTGAAKDGVHSVEVKSADGKVQTVKAKKVVLAMGSDARMLPGYTADDTIMTNIEILKTESFPKSLVVIGAGAVGVEFASVFKSFGAEVTIIEALPRLVNVEDEDISKELLRLYKKRGFEMHLSAKVDKLEKNEGGVLVHFTTSDGKGATKQAEKVLVAVGRAPRTYDAGLDKTNIALDRGFIPVNEWMETTEPGVYAIGDIVAGLPQLAHVGGMSGLVVAAKLAGKYAKPVRRDRIPGCTYCDPQIGSVGLTEAQAKEKGYQVKVGKFPFVGNSKATILDAHDGFVKVVADAKYGEILGVHIIGPYATEIIAECVTALELEATVEEMMFTVHAHPTVAEALLDGFSSVEGLAVNV from the coding sequence TTGGCAGAGACGATCTTCGATGTGGTGGTGGTGGGTGGTGGTCCGGCGGGGTATACGTGTGCGATCCGGGCGTCGCAGTTCGGGTTGAAGACGGCGCTGATCGATGCGAATGAGCGGCTGGGCGGGACTTGCCTGCTGTGGGGCTGCATTCCGACCAAGGCGATGCTATTTTCGGCGGAGCTCTGGGACCACCTGAAGCATGCGGAGAAGTACGGGATCGACGGCGTGAGCGATCCGAAGCTGAACTGGAAGAACCTGATCGCGCGCAAGGACGATGTGATCTCGCGGCATACCAAGGGTCTCGACTTCCTGATGAAGAAGAACAAGATCACGGCGATCAAGGGTTATGGGCGGCTGACGGGTGCGGCGAAGGATGGTGTGCACTCGGTTGAGGTGAAGTCGGCTGATGGCAAAGTACAGACCGTGAAGGCGAAGAAGGTTGTGCTGGCGATGGGCTCTGATGCTCGTATGCTGCCGGGATATACGGCGGACGACACGATCATGACGAACATCGAGATTCTGAAGACGGAGAGTTTCCCCAAGTCGCTGGTGGTGATTGGCGCGGGCGCGGTGGGTGTGGAGTTTGCCTCGGTCTTCAAGAGCTTTGGGGCTGAGGTAACGATCATCGAGGCTCTGCCGCGGCTGGTAAACGTCGAAGACGAAGACATCAGCAAGGAGCTTCTGCGGCTGTATAAGAAGCGCGGCTTCGAGATGCATCTTTCGGCGAAGGTGGACAAGCTGGAGAAGAACGAGGGTGGCGTGCTCGTGCACTTCACGACTTCGGACGGCAAGGGCGCGACCAAGCAGGCGGAGAAGGTGCTGGTTGCGGTTGGCCGCGCTCCGAGGACGTATGACGCGGGGCTGGACAAGACGAACATTGCGCTCGATCGTGGATTTATCCCAGTGAACGAGTGGATGGAGACGACGGAGCCGGGCGTTTATGCCATTGGCGATATCGTTGCCGGGCTGCCGCAGTTGGCGCATGTCGGCGGGATGTCGGGGCTTGTCGTGGCGGCAAAGCTGGCGGGCAAGTACGCCAAGCCGGTGCGGCGTGACCGGATTCCTGGCTGCACGTACTGCGATCCGCAGATTGGTTCGGTTGGCTTGACCGAGGCGCAGGCGAAGGAGAAGGGCTACCAAGTCAAAGTCGGCAAGTTCCCGTTTGTGGGGAACTCGAAGGCGACGATTCTCGATGCGCATGACGGGTTTGTGAAGGTGGTGGCGGACGCGAAGTATGGGGAGATCCTGGGCGTACACATCATCGGGCCATATGCGACGGAGATCATCGCGGAGTGCGTGACGGCGCTGGAACTCGAAGCTACCGTCGAGGAGATGATGTTTACCGTGCATGCGCACCCGACTGTGGCGGAGGCGTTGCTGGATGGGTTCTCCAGTGTCGAGGGGCTGGCGGTGAACGTTTAG
- a CDS encoding type II toxin-antitoxin system HicA family toxin: protein MKREDLLRHLRVNGWYLKREGGSHSLWVNSTTGAIQAVPRHNEIADMLAKSNCKRLGIAEAGRR from the coding sequence ATGAAGCGCGAGGATCTATTGCGTCATCTTAGAGTCAACGGGTGGTATCTGAAGCGGGAGGGCGGCTCTCATTCGCTATGGGTGAACTCGACCACGGGTGCTATACAGGCCGTGCCTCGTCACAACGAGATTGCGGATATGCTGGCAAAGAGTAATTGCAAGCGGCTCGGTATTGCTGAGGCGGGTCGGCGCTAA
- a CDS encoding DNA-3-methyladenine glycosylase I: MAAKGGSEIKRCAWAQNDPLMREYHDKEWGVPEHDSRALWELLMLEGFQAGLSWITVLRKREAFRRAFAEFDPVMVARFGEKDVARLMGDAGIIRAKAKIDATIRGAQIFLEMRESGTEFGEWAWALVGGKPIRNKGAMPAQTPLSEKVSKELKLKGFKFVGPVIVYSWMQASGMVDDHAEDCFRRMGA, translated from the coding sequence GTGGCGGCAAAGGGTGGAAGCGAGATCAAGCGGTGCGCGTGGGCGCAGAACGATCCGTTGATGCGGGAGTATCACGATAAGGAATGGGGAGTGCCGGAGCATGACAGCCGGGCGCTGTGGGAGTTGCTGATGCTGGAAGGGTTCCAGGCGGGGCTTTCGTGGATCACGGTGCTGCGGAAACGGGAGGCGTTTCGGAGGGCGTTTGCGGAGTTCGATCCGGTGATGGTGGCGCGGTTTGGAGAGAAGGATGTGGCGCGGCTGATGGGAGATGCGGGGATCATCCGGGCGAAGGCGAAGATCGATGCGACGATTCGCGGGGCGCAGATCTTTCTCGAGATGAGGGAGAGTGGAACCGAGTTTGGGGAGTGGGCGTGGGCTCTGGTGGGTGGAAAGCCGATCCGGAATAAGGGTGCCATGCCGGCGCAGACGCCGCTGTCGGAGAAGGTGTCGAAGGAATTGAAGTTGAAGGGATTCAAGTTTGTGGGGCCGGTGATTGTGTATTCGTGGATGCAGGCGTCGGGGATGGTGGACGACCATGCGGAGGATTGTTTTCGGCGGATGGGTGCTTGA
- a CDS encoding sensor histidine kinase, translated as MSTRTRRVVGSFVLLLFGLGAGWATAGATQPANAASPSLANYAARVWQTKDGLPQQTVQAVAQTPDGFLWIGTTGGLLRFDGSRFVLFDRSTTPAFQENSVFSLMTARDGTLWIGSEGGGLLHLENGAFHRYGVAEGLADGFVRTVLEDREGTVWIGTDNGLFRLPHGTGRVVRVDGMGAIPLLTVHSITQASDGAIWVGGSQLLAIRDGIATNWPLAGEYSETTVKSILQTRDGSMWVGTVSGLQWLPKGGKRFERFAGIQGTVRVLRETSDGTLWIGTIGQGVFTLRGGRLESIERSQPGVLNLPSKTVLSLFEDSEHNLWLGTQAGVARFSRSSVKLVPLPNASDSDFGTISLDNDGTLWAASTGLSHLVHGVATPSVFPELKGARVRNVFRGSDGALWIGTDGRGLFRLGKGPAVHYTMADGLVNDFVRGILETRSGDLWIATDGGVSRLSGGVFSSYKVKEGLVYSSVRSMLQDRSGEVWFGTDRGVSHFADGRFVHDAVTAALAAEKVWAIHQSASGALWFGTPDNGLYRYVTGDAKLTHYSTEQGLASDSIYSILEDARQRFWMSGAGGVAVVSVADLEEMARHTRTNLSQRFIAVAEGGRLSPLYGGTQPSGVITADGDAWFPTSRGPVQFFGDESESSPPPKVFLDEVVADGRTLSAQRGPIELSANNRNLEISYGSILLAPQDAVQFLYKLDGFEDTWRYGTNRRVADYTNLPAGHYTFRVRALDGSGRMTERTVALYKQQYFFLTWWFLGCCVAAVALLIWWVHREKLRRVEAAFQAVLQERARLAREMHDTLIQGCAGVSLLLEACSIETGGNSAQAELLDYARTQLASSMDEARQAVWNLRGEESLDFGETLRKLAERVNRSSNIEVECVIEGSAYDFHASAIHEVSMASREAIYNALLHANPTRVDVRACFREEEFTLSVVDDGSGFESSDRIPQGHYGLMGIKERISRLGGSVKVESERSRGTSVSIHLPRAAVCSLVPREAALEKHPMGEVTR; from the coding sequence GTGTCTACGAGAACAAGGCGGGTTGTCGGGTCGTTTGTGCTGCTGCTGTTCGGCCTTGGGGCGGGCTGGGCGACGGCGGGAGCGACGCAGCCTGCGAACGCGGCTTCGCCGTCGCTGGCGAACTATGCGGCTCGAGTGTGGCAGACCAAGGATGGGCTTCCGCAACAGACGGTGCAGGCGGTGGCGCAGACGCCAGATGGATTTCTGTGGATTGGAACTACCGGCGGGCTGCTGCGGTTCGATGGCTCGCGATTTGTGCTGTTCGATCGAAGCACTACGCCAGCGTTCCAGGAGAACAGTGTCTTCAGCTTGATGACGGCGCGTGATGGGACGTTGTGGATTGGCAGCGAGGGTGGAGGGCTGCTTCATCTTGAGAATGGGGCGTTTCACCGCTACGGTGTTGCGGAAGGATTGGCCGATGGTTTTGTGAGGACGGTGCTTGAGGATCGTGAGGGAACGGTCTGGATTGGGACCGATAATGGCTTGTTCAGGCTGCCGCATGGCACGGGGCGGGTGGTGCGAGTGGATGGCATGGGTGCGATTCCGCTGCTGACCGTGCACTCGATTACGCAAGCGTCGGATGGGGCGATCTGGGTGGGTGGCTCGCAGTTGCTCGCGATTCGCGATGGGATCGCGACGAACTGGCCGCTGGCGGGGGAGTACAGCGAGACTACGGTGAAGTCGATCCTGCAGACGCGGGACGGCAGCATGTGGGTCGGGACTGTCTCGGGGTTGCAGTGGTTGCCGAAGGGTGGAAAACGGTTTGAACGATTCGCGGGGATACAGGGCACGGTGCGCGTGCTTCGCGAGACGAGCGATGGGACGCTGTGGATTGGGACGATTGGCCAGGGGGTGTTTACCTTGCGCGGCGGGCGTCTGGAGTCGATTGAGCGGAGCCAGCCGGGGGTCCTGAATCTGCCAAGTAAGACGGTGCTTAGTTTGTTTGAGGACTCGGAGCATAACCTTTGGCTAGGGACGCAGGCGGGGGTGGCGCGATTCAGCCGGTCGTCGGTAAAGCTGGTGCCGCTGCCGAATGCGTCGGACTCGGACTTCGGGACGATCTCGCTGGATAACGATGGGACGCTGTGGGCAGCGAGTACCGGGCTGTCGCATCTGGTGCATGGCGTGGCTACGCCTTCGGTGTTTCCAGAGCTAAAGGGCGCACGGGTACGCAATGTCTTTCGTGGGTCTGACGGAGCGCTCTGGATTGGCACGGATGGGCGCGGATTGTTTCGGCTGGGCAAGGGGCCGGCGGTGCATTACACGATGGCCGATGGGCTGGTGAATGACTTCGTGCGCGGCATTCTGGAGACGCGGAGCGGCGATCTTTGGATCGCAACCGATGGGGGTGTGAGCCGGCTTTCAGGAGGCGTGTTTAGCAGCTACAAGGTGAAAGAGGGGCTGGTGTATTCGAGTGTGCGATCGATGTTGCAGGACCGCTCCGGCGAGGTTTGGTTTGGGACGGACCGTGGGGTGAGCCACTTCGCGGACGGGCGGTTTGTGCACGATGCGGTGACTGCGGCTCTTGCGGCGGAGAAGGTGTGGGCGATCCATCAGAGCGCGAGTGGAGCGTTGTGGTTCGGGACTCCTGACAACGGGCTCTATCGCTATGTCACGGGTGATGCCAAACTGACCCACTACAGCACCGAGCAGGGGCTTGCCAGCGACAGCATCTATTCGATTCTTGAGGACGCGAGGCAGCGGTTCTGGATGAGCGGTGCGGGTGGGGTCGCGGTGGTCTCGGTCGCGGACCTGGAAGAGATGGCGAGGCATACGCGGACGAACTTGTCGCAGCGGTTTATCGCTGTGGCTGAAGGCGGGAGGCTGTCGCCGCTTTATGGTGGGACGCAGCCCTCGGGTGTGATCACTGCGGATGGCGATGCCTGGTTCCCGACGAGTCGAGGGCCGGTGCAGTTCTTTGGCGATGAGAGTGAATCGTCGCCGCCGCCGAAGGTGTTTCTCGACGAGGTGGTTGCGGATGGGCGTACGCTCTCCGCGCAGCGGGGGCCGATCGAGTTGAGTGCCAACAATCGGAACCTTGAGATCTCTTATGGATCGATCCTGCTTGCTCCGCAGGATGCGGTGCAGTTTCTGTATAAGCTCGATGGCTTTGAGGATACGTGGCGCTATGGGACGAACCGCCGGGTTGCGGACTATACGAATCTACCGGCGGGGCACTATACGTTTCGCGTGAGGGCGCTCGATGGATCAGGGCGCATGACGGAGCGGACGGTTGCGCTTTATAAGCAGCAGTACTTTTTCCTGACGTGGTGGTTTCTTGGCTGCTGTGTGGCTGCGGTTGCGTTGCTGATCTGGTGGGTGCATCGCGAGAAGCTGCGGCGAGTCGAGGCGGCGTTTCAAGCAGTGCTACAGGAGCGGGCGCGGCTGGCGCGGGAGATGCACGACACGTTGATCCAAGGCTGCGCTGGGGTCTCGCTGCTGCTTGAGGCTTGCAGTATTGAGACGGGTGGGAACTCCGCGCAGGCGGAGCTGCTGGACTATGCGAGGACGCAACTTGCGTCTTCGATGGATGAGGCGCGGCAGGCGGTTTGGAACCTGCGCGGCGAAGAGTCGCTCGACTTTGGTGAGACGTTGAGGAAGCTGGCGGAGCGGGTGAATCGGTCTTCGAATATCGAGGTGGAGTGCGTGATCGAAGGCAGTGCGTATGACTTTCATGCATCAGCGATTCACGAGGTATCGATGGCTAGCCGCGAGGCGATCTATAACGCGCTGCTGCACGCAAATCCGACGCGGGTGGATGTTCGGGCGTGCTTTCGCGAGGAGGAGTTCACGTTGTCGGTGGTGGATGATGGATCGGGGTTCGAATCGTCGGATAGGATTCCGCAGGGGCATTATGGGCTGATGGGGATCAAGGAGCGGATCAGCCGGCTGGGTGGGAGCGTGAAGGTCGAGAGTGAGAGGTCGCGTGGGACAAGTGTTTCTATTCATCTGCCGCGTGCGGCGGTGTGCTCGCTGGTGCCCCGGGAGGCTGCGCTCGAGAAGCATCCGATGGGTGAGGTGACGCGATGA